One genomic region from Candidatus Bathyarchaeia archaeon encodes:
- a CDS encoding demethoxyubiquinone hydroxylase family protein yields the protein MLSQIPVKVEKVSEKLLDCEILRVAIIAELDAVNLYEQLAAATTNETIRKVLLEIAREEKTHVGEFQTLLLKEDGEQVKELEKGRKEVEEITK from the coding sequence ATGCTGTCCCAGATTCCGGTTAAGGTTGAAAAGGTTTCAGAGAAACTTTTGGATTGTGAGATACTACGCGTTGCCATAATCGCCGAATTGGACGCAGTAAACCTCTATGAGCAACTAGCAGCTGCAACAACAAACGAGACCATTAGAAAAGTGCTTCTAGAAATAGCGAGGGAAGAGAAAACCCACGTGGGCGAGTTCCAAACACTACTACTAAAGGAAGACGGAGAACAAGTCAAAGAGCTGGAAAAGGGCAGAAAAGAAGTAGAAGAAATCACAAAATAG
- a CDS encoding nicotinate phosphoribosyltransferase — protein sequence MKTSLGFVNEENMSMLTDLYELTMCASYFDNKRLEPATFDLFIRRLPRNRSYFLFAGLEQVLLFLERMRFTEEHIKFLRSQGFKEDFLDYLRNFRFSGDVWAVPEGTVVFPNEPLIRVTAPIIEAQLIETFILNTINLQTTIATKASRVIYAAQGRSVIEFGLRREHGTDAGMKVARASYIAGCNGTSNVLAGMLYGIPVFGTMAHSFVMFFDNEIESFRAFAKTFPDKSTLLIDTFDNIKGAENAITIAKELEKMGFRLRGVRIDSGDLVEISRKVRKMLDDNGLGYVQIFASGDLDEYRIEELISKGAKIDAFGVGTRMGTSADRPYVDIIYKLCEKMNEKGEFQPIMKLSERKATLPGRKQVFRFKDDGGKFVKDVIALEGEDVGGEPLLVKVMEKGRIVYDLPSLEEIRKRAINNLSMLPEKYKRLRGAAKYPVELSPKLKRLIKDLREKLKKVEGVYPSQN from the coding sequence GTGAAAACTTCGTTAGGCTTTGTTAACGAAGAGAACATGAGCATGTTAACAGACCTTTACGAGCTTACAATGTGTGCAAGCTACTTTGACAATAAGAGACTTGAACCAGCCACCTTCGACCTCTTCATAAGACGTTTGCCCCGGAACCGCTCATACTTTCTATTTGCCGGCTTAGAACAAGTCCTACTCTTTCTGGAAAGGATGCGGTTCACAGAAGAGCACATAAAATTCTTGAGAAGCCAAGGGTTCAAAGAGGATTTCCTCGACTATTTAAGGAATTTCAGGTTTAGTGGCGATGTTTGGGCTGTTCCAGAGGGCACCGTAGTTTTCCCCAACGAGCCGCTGATTAGGGTTACAGCCCCAATAATAGAGGCGCAGCTGATAGAAACCTTCATTTTAAACACTATTAATCTCCAAACCACAATAGCCACTAAAGCCTCCAGAGTTATTTATGCCGCTCAAGGTAGGTCTGTAATCGAGTTTGGCTTGAGAAGGGAACATGGAACAGATGCCGGAATGAAAGTTGCCCGCGCAAGCTACATTGCTGGTTGTAATGGCACATCAAATGTTCTGGCCGGAATGTTGTATGGCATACCGGTTTTCGGGACTATGGCGCACTCCTTTGTGATGTTCTTCGACAACGAAATAGAATCTTTTAGGGCTTTTGCAAAAACCTTCCCTGACAAGTCTACCCTATTGATAGATACTTTTGATAACATTAAGGGCGCGGAAAACGCCATAACCATAGCCAAAGAATTGGAAAAAATGGGGTTTAGGCTTCGCGGGGTGCGCATTGACAGCGGAGATCTTGTGGAGATAAGCCGAAAAGTTAGGAAAATGCTTGACGATAATGGGCTTGGTTATGTGCAGATATTTGCAAGCGGAGACCTCGACGAATACAGAATAGAGGAGCTAATAAGCAAAGGCGCAAAAATAGACGCCTTCGGCGTTGGCACACGTATGGGAACATCCGCCGACAGACCCTATGTTGACATAATCTACAAGCTATGCGAAAAGATGAACGAGAAGGGCGAATTCCAGCCAATAATGAAGCTAAGCGAGAGAAAAGCCACCCTTCCAGGGAGAAAGCAGGTTTTCAGGTTTAAAGATGATGGGGGAAAATTTGTTAAGGATGTAATCGCCTTAGAAGGCGAAGATGTTGGCGGTGAACCGCTTCTTGTCAAGGTTATGGAGAAAGGCAGAATAGTCTACGATTTGCCATCTCTTGAAGAGATAAGGAAAAGAGCCATAAATAACCTTTCAATGCTTCCAGAAAAATACAAGAGGCTTAGGGGTGCAGCCAAATACCCGGTTGAGTTGAGCCCCAAGCTTAAGAGGCTAATAAAGGATTTGAGGGAAAAACTGAAAAAGGTTGAAGGCGTCTATCCTAGCCAAAATTAG